The DNA segment CGCCGGACCGGCCGCGATCCGAAGACGATCCGCAAGTACATCGAGCGCGGCCTCGAGCCGCCGGCCTACGGCCCGCGTCAGCCCGGCCGCCCGAGCAAGCTCGCGCCCTATCTCGATTATCTGCGCGAGCGGATCACCGCCTTCCCCGACCTGAGTGCCGTGCGCCTGACCCGCGAGTTGCGCGAGCGCGGCTACACCGGTGCCTACACCGCGGTGAAGCGGTTCGCCGCCGCGATCCGGCCGCCCGAGGCCAAGCCCTACGAGGTCCGCTTCGAGACCCCGGCCGGCCAGCAGGCGCAGGTCGACTTCGCCCGCTTCCTCGTCACCTTCACGGATGCGCCGGACACGACCTGCATCGTCTGGCTGTTCTCGCTGGTGCTCGGCCATTCCCGGCACATCGAGGCGCGCTTCGTCCTGCATCAGGACCTGCAAACGCTGCTGCGCTGTCACATGCAGGCCTTCACCGCGATCGGCGGCGTGCCGATCGAGATCCTCTACGATCGCATGAAGACGGCGGTCACCGGCGAGGATGCGGACGGCCACATCGTCTACAACCGATCCCTGCTGGCACTCGCCCAGCACTACGGATTCCTGCCGCGCGCCTGCCGCCCGTACCGGGCCAAGACCAAGGGGAAGGTCGAGCGACCGTTCTCCTACATCCGCCAGGACTTCTTCCTCGCACGTTCCTTCCGCGACCTCGACGACCTCAACCGCCAGCTTCGGAGCTGGCTCGATACCGTCGCCAACGTCCGCTTGCACGGCACCACGCAGCGGATCGTCTCGGAAGCCTTCGCCGCCGAGCGGCCCGAGTTGCAGCCCTTGCCGGCTCTGCCCTTCGACGCTCTGCTCACGCTGGAGCGGCGCGTCAGCCACGATGGCCTCGTCTCGATCGGTGGCAACTATTACAGCGTACCGGATCGGACCCGGCGCGTCGTCGAGGTGCATCAGTTGCCCGACACGATCCGCATCCTCGATGGTGGCCGGCTCGTCGCGAGCCATCCGATCCTGGAGGGACGACGGCAGTACCGCATCGACCCCGACCATCGGCAAGGCACGGCCGCTCGGGCCATGCGCCACGGCCATCCCGACAGTCTGCCGATCGGCCGCCATGGCGATCACGTCGCCCGGCGCTCGCTGGCTGTCTACCAGGCAGTCGGCGAACGGCTCGCCGGCGGGATCGGAGGCCAGCGATGAGCCGCACCGCATCCTGTGCCATCACGACCCTCGACAGCATCAAGCGCAGCTTGGTCGGCCTGCGCATGCCGCGCGCCCTGGAGGTGCTCGACGCGACGGTCCGGCGCATCGAGCAGGGCGAGATCGACGGCTTGGCCGCCCTCGACGTGATCCTGACCGAGGAACTGACGCTGCGCGAGAACCGCCGCGTGAAGACCGCCCTGCTGGTCGCGCGCCTGACCACGATCAAGACGCTGTCCGGGTTCGACTTTGCCTTCCAGCCCTCGCTCGACCGCGAGCGCGTCCTGGCGCTGGCGGAACTGACCTTCATCGACCGGGCCGAGGTCGTCCATCTGCTCGGACCACCCGGCACCGGCAAGAGCCATCTGGCGATCGCGCTCGCCGTCGAGGCGGTCAAGGCCGGGCGCAGCGTCGTGTTCTCGACGCTGGCCGACCTCGTGACCTCGCTGGCCAAGGCCGAGCGCGACGGCTCCCTGCGCGAGCGCATCCGCTATCTCTGCCGGGCCTCGCTGCTGGTCGTGGACGAGATCGGCTACCTCCCCGTCGTCCCCGGTGGCGGCAACCTGTTCTTCCAACTCGTCAACGCGCGCTACGAGCGCGGGGCGATGATCCTGACTTCGAACCGCGGCTTCGCCGAGTGGGGCGAGGTGTTCGGTGATCCGGTCGTGGCGACAGCCCTGCTCGACCGACTCCTCCACCATGCCGTGGTGATCCAGATCGAGGGGGCGAGCTACCGCCTGCGCCAGCACGCCGACCTCGTCCCCGAGCACGTCCGCTCCAAGGCCCTGATCGTTCCGCCGCCCGCACCCAGGCGTCGCGGTCGTCCACCCGGAAAGGCTGCCTCCGATCACACGGCCGGCTGATCACCGATCCGCACCGAACCCGCCGGCCAGGGAATTTTGAAAGCCCACAATTGCGGAGACTTCGGTGCCCGTTGACACCTGGACTTTGCCCGCCATTGCGGCTTCCGGCCCCGGCTGTGCCAGCCCGGACGGGCGCAAACGAAGGGCAAGGTCGAGCGCTTCATCCGCTACCTGCGCGG comes from the Methylobacterium currus genome and includes:
- the istB gene encoding IS21-like element ISMex13 family helper ATPase IstB, with the protein product MSRTASCAITTLDSIKRSLVGLRMPRALEVLDATVRRIEQGEIDGLAALDVILTEELTLRENRRVKTALLVARLTTIKTLSGFDFAFQPSLDRERVLALAELTFIDRAEVVHLLGPPGTGKSHLAIALAVEAVKAGRSVVFSTLADLVTSLAKAERDGSLRERIRYLCRASLLVVDEIGYLPVVPGGGNLFFQLVNARYERGAMILTSNRGFAEWGEVFGDPVVATALLDRLLHHAVVIQIEGASYRLRQHADLVPEHVRSKALIVPPPAPRRRGRPPGKAASDHTAG
- the istA gene encoding IS21-like element ISMex13 family transposase; the protein is MVLLGELVMILDLHRQGLSVSAIARRTGRDPKTIRKYIERGLEPPAYGPRQPGRPSKLAPYLDYLRERITAFPDLSAVRLTRELRERGYTGAYTAVKRFAAAIRPPEAKPYEVRFETPAGQQAQVDFARFLVTFTDAPDTTCIVWLFSLVLGHSRHIEARFVLHQDLQTLLRCHMQAFTAIGGVPIEILYDRMKTAVTGEDADGHIVYNRSLLALAQHYGFLPRACRPYRAKTKGKVERPFSYIRQDFFLARSFRDLDDLNRQLRSWLDTVANVRLHGTTQRIVSEAFAAERPELQPLPALPFDALLTLERRVSHDGLVSIGGNYYSVPDRTRRVVEVHQLPDTIRILDGGRLVASHPILEGRRQYRIDPDHRQGTAARAMRHGHPDSLPIGRHGDHVARRSLAVYQAVGERLAGGIGGQR